From a single Miscanthus floridulus cultivar M001 chromosome 8, ASM1932011v1, whole genome shotgun sequence genomic region:
- the LOC136471817 gene encoding putative glucose-6-phosphate 1-epimerase yields the protein MASPAPAGAASAAASPSPPVQLPSPFAELVKGPSGLEKIVLRGARNCCAEIYLYGGQVTSWKNDNGEELLFLSSKAIFKPPKAIRGGIPVCFPQFGTHGNLEQHGFARNRFWTIDNNPPPLPVSPAIKAFVDLILKPSEEDLKIWPHSFEFRLRVALGPSGDLSLTSRIRNTNTDGRPFSYTFAYHTYFSVSDISEVRVEGLETMDYLDNLKAKERFTEQGDAIVFESEVDKVYLAAPSKIAIIDHEKKRTFVVTKEGLPDAVVWNPWDKKAKAMQDFGDAEYKSMLCVEPAAVERPITLKPGEEWKGRLVLSAVPSSYCSGQLDPLKVLQG from the exons ATGGCCTCCCCTGCCCCCGCCGGCGCAGCCAGTGCCGCCGCCTCACCGTCGCCGCCGGTGCAGCTGCCGTCGCCGTTCGCGGAGCTCGTCAAGGGCCCCTCCGGCCTCGAGAAGATCGTGCTTCGCGGCGCTCGCAACTGCTGTGCCGAG ATCTATCTTTATGGAGGTCAAGTAACATCATGGAAGAATGACAATGGGGAAGAGCTGCTTTTTCTCAGCAGCAAG GCTATTTTCAAACCTCCAAAAGCTATTCGTGGTGGTATACCAGTCTGCTTTCCCCAA TTTGGAACACATGGAAATCTTGAACAACATGGATTCGCTAGGAACCGGTTTTGGACTATCGACAACAACCCACCTCCTTTACCAGTAAGCCCTGCTATTAAAGCTTTTGTTGATCTGATTCTGAAGCCTTCTGAAGAGGATTTAAAGATCTGGCCTCACAG TTTTGAATTTCGCTTGAGAGTTGCTCTTGGACCTTCTGGAGATTTGAGTCTCACATCACGAATCAGGAATACCAACACAGATGGAAGACCTTTCTCTTATACGTTTGCATATCACACATACTTCTCTGTCTCTGACATAAG TGAGGTGCGTGTCGAAGGACTGGAAACAATGGACTACCTTGACAACTTGAAGGCAAAGGAGCGTTTCACAGAGCAAGGCGATGCTATTGTTTTTGAATCAGAA GTTGATAAAGTTTATCTTGCCGCACCCTCCAAAATTGCTATCATTGATCATGAGAAGAAAAGAACATTTGTCGTGACAAAAGAAGGGCTTCCTGATGCTG TTGTTTGGAACCCTTGGGACAAGAAGGCAAAAGCAATGCAAGATTTTGGGGATGCAGAATACAAGAGCATGCTGTGTGTGGAGCCTGCAGCTGTTGAGAGGCCTATTACTCTGAAACCTGGTGAAGAGTGGAAAGGAAGGCTTGTGCTCTCAGCGGTTCCTTCGAGTTACTGTAGTGGACAGTTAGATCCATTGAAGGTCCTTCAGGGTTGA